One part of the Lycium ferocissimum isolate CSIRO_LF1 chromosome 8, AGI_CSIRO_Lferr_CH_V1, whole genome shotgun sequence genome encodes these proteins:
- the LOC132067416 gene encoding uncharacterized protein LOC132067416 isoform X2, producing MNYNAVCKDLNGLFVSMECAGRGSGTRCSGPATRRCRRCQAVAYCSISHQISHGNVHKKECQRLEQQMKHANVVSDFPFTFSEEATVQVRDKRETRCSFLIKQGIHRVGMWTFECSCGESAAILDCSRLIKGWNLSSALCPCREPSAPLPKLLSGWKEYYEWRCIPLYSPVALLLHWPLTLYWSIKLAAQGNLIPEISDELCIHYLGPEKELHQLAVFSELHAVFPDVQIHIDLVGPAIPEERNGERIELRDYAHCTETYCKCKCSTESFGPTSLQSGSSAITLKLHAGYYHDCYKDLMKGSPPNLIIAPNAGVAAYRSWLQTIELIKEIKVPAFFSDYCEEACNLATSCVTSVTGASPTVPIQLNPFRQPLAIEDSALFLPCYSNCFIFGI from the exons atgaattataatGCGGTTTGTAAGGATCTAAACGGGCTGTTTGTTTCCATGGAGTGCGCCGGCAGGGGAAGTGGAACCCGATGTTCGGGCCCGGCCACCAGACGTTGTCGTCGCTGCCAAGCAGTTGCTTATTGCTCCATCTCTCACCag ATTTCACATGGGAATGTACACAAGAAAGAGTGTCAAAGGTTGGAACAGCAAATGAAGCATGCCAATGTTGTGAGTGATTTCCCTTTTACATTTTCTGAAGAAGCTACTGTACAG GTGCGTGATAAACGGGAAACACGGTGTTCATTCTTGATAAAACAGGGAATTCACCGTGTAGGAATGTGGACGTTTGAATGTAGCTGTGGGGAATCAGCTGCTATATTGGATTGCTCAAG GCTCATCAAGGGCTGGAACTTATCTAGTGCATTGTGTCCTTGTAGAG AGCCATCCGCTCCATTACCAAAGCTTCTTAGTGGTTGGAAAGAATATTATGAATGGAGGTGCATTCCGCTATATTCTCCTGTTGCTTTGCTACTTCACTGG CCATTGACGCTGTATTGGTCCATTAAGCTGGCAGCTCAAGGGAACCTGATTCCTGAAATAAGTGATGAGCTATGCATACATTACTTAG GTCCTGAAAAAGAGCTTCATCAGCTTGCAGTTTTCAGTGAACTGCATGCAGTTTTTCCCGATGTTCAAATACATATCGATCTCGTGGGACCTGCAATTCCAGAAGAAAG GAATGGTGAGAGAATTGAACTTCGTGATTATGCTCATTGTACAGAGACCTACTGCAAGTGTAAATGTTCGACTGAGAGTTTTGGCCCAACGTCATTGCAAAGTGGATCTTCAGCCATTACATTAAAGCTTCATGCTGGTTATTATCATGATTGTTATAAAGATCTTATGAAG GGTTCTCCTCCTAATCTAATTATTGCACCGAATGCTGGTGTCGCTGCTTACAGAAGCTGGTTACAAACCATT GAGCTGATAAAGGAGATCAAAGTGCCTGCATTTTTCTCTGATTACTGTGAAGAAGCTTGTAATCTGGCGACTAGTTGCGTAACCTCAGTGACTGGGGCTTCTCCTACCGTTCCT ATtcaattaaatccttttaggCAACCCCTTGCAATAGAAGACAGTGCCCTCTTTCTTCCATGCTACTCAAATTGTTTCATCTTTGGGATTTGA
- the LOC132067416 gene encoding uncharacterized protein LOC132067416 isoform X1: protein MNYNAVCKDLNGLFVSMECAGRGSGTRCSGPATRRCRRCQAVAYCSISHQISHGNVHKKECQRLEQQMKHANVVSDFPFTFSEEATVQVRDKRETRCSFLIKQGIHRVGMWTFECSCGESAAILDCSRLIKGWNLSSALCPCREPSAPLPKLLSGWKEYYEWRCIPLYSPVALLLHWPLTLYWSIKLAAQGNLIPEISDELCIHYLGPEKELHQLAVFSELHAVFPDVQIHIDLVGPAIPEERNGERIELRDYAHCTETYCKCKCSTESFGPTSLQSGSSAITLKLHAGYYHDCYKDLMKLCQGSPPNLIIAPNAGVAAYRSWLQTIELIKEIKVPAFFSDYCEEACNLATSCVTSVTGASPTVPIQLNPFRQPLAIEDSALFLPCYSNCFIFGI, encoded by the exons atgaattataatGCGGTTTGTAAGGATCTAAACGGGCTGTTTGTTTCCATGGAGTGCGCCGGCAGGGGAAGTGGAACCCGATGTTCGGGCCCGGCCACCAGACGTTGTCGTCGCTGCCAAGCAGTTGCTTATTGCTCCATCTCTCACCag ATTTCACATGGGAATGTACACAAGAAAGAGTGTCAAAGGTTGGAACAGCAAATGAAGCATGCCAATGTTGTGAGTGATTTCCCTTTTACATTTTCTGAAGAAGCTACTGTACAG GTGCGTGATAAACGGGAAACACGGTGTTCATTCTTGATAAAACAGGGAATTCACCGTGTAGGAATGTGGACGTTTGAATGTAGCTGTGGGGAATCAGCTGCTATATTGGATTGCTCAAG GCTCATCAAGGGCTGGAACTTATCTAGTGCATTGTGTCCTTGTAGAG AGCCATCCGCTCCATTACCAAAGCTTCTTAGTGGTTGGAAAGAATATTATGAATGGAGGTGCATTCCGCTATATTCTCCTGTTGCTTTGCTACTTCACTGG CCATTGACGCTGTATTGGTCCATTAAGCTGGCAGCTCAAGGGAACCTGATTCCTGAAATAAGTGATGAGCTATGCATACATTACTTAG GTCCTGAAAAAGAGCTTCATCAGCTTGCAGTTTTCAGTGAACTGCATGCAGTTTTTCCCGATGTTCAAATACATATCGATCTCGTGGGACCTGCAATTCCAGAAGAAAG GAATGGTGAGAGAATTGAACTTCGTGATTATGCTCATTGTACAGAGACCTACTGCAAGTGTAAATGTTCGACTGAGAGTTTTGGCCCAACGTCATTGCAAAGTGGATCTTCAGCCATTACATTAAAGCTTCATGCTGGTTATTATCATGATTGTTATAAAGATCTTATGAAG CTTTGTCAGGGTTCTCCTCCTAATCTAATTATTGCACCGAATGCTGGTGTCGCTGCTTACAGAAGCTGGTTACAAACCATT GAGCTGATAAAGGAGATCAAAGTGCCTGCATTTTTCTCTGATTACTGTGAAGAAGCTTGTAATCTGGCGACTAGTTGCGTAACCTCAGTGACTGGGGCTTCTCCTACCGTTCCT ATtcaattaaatccttttaggCAACCCCTTGCAATAGAAGACAGTGCCCTCTTTCTTCCATGCTACTCAAATTGTTTCATCTTTGGGATTTGA